CTTGAAACTGTCAATATCTTCTATTTAATCCTGCTAATTTGATAAAACGGTGTCTCTTGATTCGCAATTTCAAAGTTAAGAGGGAAATCATTTAAAGTGTTTAAATCGTGAAAAGCCTTCAAGACAGCTTCTGTTGAAATAATATTGATATAGTCTACATCAGTAGAAATGATTTCGGTTAGCTCGCGTTCTAAGCGATACGCGCATGTAGTGGCGCTTTCAACATAACCGTTTCCATGACAAAGCGAACATAATGAATGCGTTTCTTCTAATAAAGATTTTGTCTTTTTTCGGCGTGTGATTTGCATTAGCCCAGATTTTGTTAAGCCAGCAATTTGTGTGGTAATGTATTCATTTAAAACGACAGCTTCTGCTTGGTCTTTAAAATCTGCTAATGTTTTTTCTGAAAACTGACCGATAAAATCAATCACAATTAATCCTGATAAGTTACGCAACCGAATTTGGCGCATGATTTCTGGAAGGGCTTCTGTATTAATTTGCATGATAACTTTATCTTTTTCAAGTTGTTTATTAAATTGTCCTGAATTAATGTCAATGACCCACATGGCCTCGGTTTTTTCAATAACAAGTGAGGCACCATTTGCCAAACGAACAATTGGCCTAGACAGTTGCTTGATTTGCGATTCGATTTTATAATCTTTAAAAATGTTTTTTGTATATTTGTAAATGGCATTTTCGAACTTTAATTGTCTGTTGTCACAAATAATTTCACCAGGATGATAACGTTTTATCCATCCTTCTATTTGTCCTAAAAAATGATGATTTGTTTGTGAAATGAGGCCAGTTTTTTTTTGAACCGCTATTTTTTTTTGAAGTTCTTTAAAAGTGATTTTGATTTCATCTAAATGGTTAATTAATGTTTCTTTTGATAAGTTTTCAGCAGCAGAACGAATAATAACGGCTTCATTTTTATTTAATTCAGGGGTAATGATTTGTGTGAGTCGCGTTTTTTCTGTGTCATTCAATCGTTTTGAAACAGAAACATGATGGTTTCCAAAAATATAAATAAAAAAATCTGAACTGATTTCAATAAAAGCTGTGGCAAGTGGTAGTTTCGTTTTTGTACCTTCTCTAACGATCATGACAGGAATTTTTGCACCTTGCGTCGGATTTATTGTTTTGGGGAAATCTTTCAAATGAATAAATGCCTTTTTTCGGTCAATTGTAAGAAAAGCAGCAGCAATTTTTTTATCAATTTTATCGATTTGAGCTAAATAAATATCGCCGGGAAGTAATTTTTCTAAATTAGGTTGTTCGATGAGGTATTCGATAAGTTTTCCATTTTCTAGGAGTGCAGCTCTTTTTTCAGTTGTTAGTGCATTTATGATCAACTGTTTCATTTTAAATTCTCCTTATAACAAAAATTGGGCACATAAACGAATCAATCGTTATGCCCCAATTCTTATTTATTCCTAGTAAATAATTTTTTAATCCGGCTGAAAAAGCCTGTTTTTTTCGTCTCAATGGACATTAACGGAATCGATTCACCTAATAGCCTACGAGCGATATTACGATAACCTTGAGAAGCTGAGTTATTTGGAATCATAGCCACGGGGTCTCCACTGTTAGAGGAACGAATGACCTCATCATCATCAATGATAATGCCGAGAAGCTCAATGGATAAATGCGTTGTAATGTCATCAATGTCCATAACATCGCCATTTTCCATCATTTGTGTTCTGATTCGATTAATGATCAGTTTAGGTGCTTCAATATCTTCTTTTTCAAGCAAACCAATAATACGATCAGCATCACGTACAGCAGATATCTCTGGTGTTGTTACAACGATTGCTTTATCAGCGCCAGCAACAGCATTTTTATAGCCTGTTTCAATACCTGCAGGACAATCAATAAGAATAAAATCAAATTCTGGGCGAAGTTCAGTAATTAACTGCATCATTTGTTCCCCGTTAACGGCAGATTTATCCGTTGTTTGCGCAGCAGGAAGTAAGAATAGTAAATCACCAAATCGTTTATCCTTAATGATGGCTTGATGTATTTTACAGCGGCCATTTATGACATCTACTAAATCATAAATAATACGGTTTTCAAGACCTAGTACAACATCCAGATTTCTGAGACCAATATCCATATCGATCAAGCAGACTTTCTTGCCTTGAAGCGCAAGTGCTGTCCCTAGATTGGCAGTAGAAGTAGTTTTACCTACACCGCCTTTCCCAGAAGTAATGACTATAGCTTCCCCCATATTTAACGCCCTCCTTGAAAATTAGATATTTCTGGTCTAATTTTTCTAATCTTATGTATTTCATCAATGACTATCTCATTTTTTTCAGAAATGTAAGCTGAGAATAGTTCTGTGTCTTCTATTTCTTTGTAATCTTCGCTATCAAAACCAAAAAACTTATCTGCAATGCGAACTTGTGAAGGATATAAAAATTTTCCAGCAATAACGGCTTGTTTATTTCCTTCAAAACCAGCATGAATAATGCCTTTAATATCACCTAAGACAAAAACATTACCATTTGCACGAATTTGGCCACCTGGATTTACGTCACCAATTAAAAGGAAATCTCCTGGAACATGAAGAACCTGCCCAGAGCGTACAATTGTTGCCATCGAGTAAACTTGTTCACGCTCTTTCCATTCGCGTGCTTCTTTTTTAGTTATTACGTCGCTATAAAACGCGCTGATTTGCATCTGACTATTTTCATTGATAATATTTGTAATTCGTGTTTCTTCTTCTGGTGAAAACAGACGATTGCCTAATTGAACTTTCACTAGCAGCTTCTCTTCTTTTTCGGTAGCTTGGTTTTGTTCTTTTAAGCGTTCAAATAGTTCAGTTTCAATTTCTGACACGCTAGCTTCATCATCTAAAAAAACAACGATACCATCTTTTGTGCCTTTGATTTGCACATTTTTTTTCATGTGATCCCTTCACCCCACAAGCAAATTTTTAAGTTGTCATCCGTTCGTTTCGTTGTCAGCTTTTATTATACCAGAAAACCATCAATTAGCGGTAATTTTTAAAGAAAAAGCAGCTAAATCCAAATACATTGGATAAGCTACTTTTAAATTTTTTCCGATTTTTTTAGTTTATCAATAAAGAATTGAAACGGAAAGAAAACAAGCAGAAAAAAGGCTAAGTTAAGCAGTAGAGTTGTAACAAGTCGCGTATCTACAAAAGTGCTAATACTCATTGTTGTTGCTCCGATTAAAGTATAAAAAAGATAAACTAAGCTTTCCGTTAAAATAATATTGAAAAGTGTCACTAAACCTACAAGAATAATATTGTCATGAAGCACCTTCATAAACTTGTCTGTAAGGTAAACGATGAGTGGGAAAATAGCAAAGTAAATTCCCATGATACTTGTGTAATAAATATCAAACACTATGCCTAAAATGAAAGCATAAAGAAGTGCATGATTTCGCCGATAAAAAACAGTTAATAAGATAAGTAAGACAAGGAGAAAGTGAGGAATAAATTGCCTTGTCTCACCAAATAGTGGTTTAGCAAAGAATAAGCCAATGATCCCTTCCAAAATGAAAGTACCTATCATAATTACTGGAAGCCAAATGTTTTTTTTAACATCCATGCTTTACTCTCCTCCAGTCGTCATTTTACCTTTGTCATCACTAGCACTACTATCCGTTGTTTGTGCTGTGCGCTTTAATATGATGATATGATCTAGTTGATATAAATCAGCACCAGGCTTGATATAGGCTGTTTGCGATAGACCCATTTTGTCTGTTTCGGCTTTTTCAATAGTAC
This DNA window, taken from Listeria sp. PSOL-1, encodes the following:
- a CDS encoding ribonuclease E/G, which codes for MKQLIINALTTEKRAALLENGKLIEYLIEQPNLEKLLPGDIYLAQIDKIDKKIAAAFLTIDRKKAFIHLKDFPKTINPTQGAKIPVMIVREGTKTKLPLATAFIEISSDFFIYIFGNHHVSVSKRLNDTEKTRLTQIITPELNKNEAVIIRSAAENLSKETLINHLDEIKITFKELQKKIAVQKKTGLISQTNHHFLGQIEGWIKRYHPGEIICDNRQLKFENAIYKYTKNIFKDYKIESQIKQLSRPIVRLANGASLVIEKTEAMWVIDINSGQFNKQLEKDKVIMQINTEALPEIMRQIRLRNLSGLIVIDFIGQFSEKTLADFKDQAEAVVLNEYITTQIAGLTKSGLMQITRRKKTKSLLEETHSLCSLCHGNGYVESATTCAYRLERELTEIISTDVDYINIISTEAVLKAFHDLNTLNDFPLNFEIANQETPFYQISRIK
- the minD gene encoding septum site-determining protein MinD; the protein is MGEAIVITSGKGGVGKTTSTANLGTALALQGKKVCLIDMDIGLRNLDVVLGLENRIIYDLVDVINGRCKIHQAIIKDKRFGDLLFLLPAAQTTDKSAVNGEQMMQLITELRPEFDFILIDCPAGIETGYKNAVAGADKAIVVTTPEISAVRDADRIIGLLEKEDIEAPKLIINRIRTQMMENGDVMDIDDITTHLSIELLGIIIDDDEVIRSSNSGDPVAMIPNNSASQGYRNIARRLLGESIPLMSIETKKTGFFSRIKKLFTRNK
- the minC gene encoding septum site-determining protein MinC, producing MKKNVQIKGTKDGIVVFLDDEASVSEIETELFERLKEQNQATEKEEKLLVKVQLGNRLFSPEEETRITNIINENSQMQISAFYSDVITKKEAREWKEREQVYSMATIVRSGQVLHVPGDFLLIGDVNPGGQIRANGNVFVLGDIKGIIHAGFEGNKQAVIAGKFLYPSQVRIADKFFGFDSEDYKEIEDTELFSAYISEKNEIVIDEIHKIRKIRPEISNFQGGR
- the mreD gene encoding rod shape-determining protein MreD; translated protein: MDVKKNIWLPVIMIGTFILEGIIGLFFAKPLFGETRQFIPHFLLVLLILLTVFYRRNHALLYAFILGIVFDIYYTSIMGIYFAIFPLIVYLTDKFMKVLHDNIILVGLVTLFNIILTESLVYLFYTLIGATTMSISTFVDTRLVTTLLLNLAFFLLVFFPFQFFIDKLKKSEKI